In Chitinophaga oryzae, the sequence GCCGGTACCCGGGTCGTAGGTGGGGTAGTGTTCGAATTTGCTGATGTCGAAGTTGGCGCCCAGCTCCCTGTTGATGCGGGTCAGCAGGTTGAAGTTAAAGGCGCGGGTAATACCTGCGTCGTCATTATAGGCACTGAGGATCACCTGTGGATCCTTTTTAAGGTCGAAGCCGGTCAGCAGCAGATCGCCGGGCGACAGGTAGTCCCTGAGTTCCAGGCAGAAATCATGCGCTGCGGCAGTGTTGAAATTGCCGATATTGCCCCCCATAAACAGCACTACTTTCTTTTTGCGGCTGTAGGTGTTGGCCTGCTGCAGCATATCGAAATATTCCCCGTTCAGTCCTTTCATCCGCAGGTCCGGGAGCCTGGCGGGCAGTTGTTGTTCGAGGTGCCGGATCACGTTGGCGGAGATATCGATGGGGAAGTAGGTGAAATCTGTTCCGTTGGCCAGCAGCTGCCGCAGCAGGTGGATGGACTTGGTCGCGTCGCCGGCGCCGAGTTCCACCACATCGAAGGTGGTGGCCTGCAGGGCAAGGGTGGCGGCTATTTCGGAAGAGCGGGAGGTGAGGATGTCCATTTCGCAGCCGGTGAGGTAGTACTCAGGGCATTGCATAATCTGTTGAAACAGCCGGTCGCCTTCTGCATCATAAAAATATTTGGAGTCCAGATATTTCTGCGGTGCGCTGAGCCCCTTTATTACTTCCTGATAAAATGTGCCGGTCACCGGTTTCCTTTTACAAAGGACGGTATTGCCTGGAATTACAGTGGTTTGCATACGCAGTCTTTTTAGATGAAAGCCTATTTTGCCAGCCTGATACCGGTAAACTGCCATCGTAGCGAAGGATGGAAGAAGTTGCGGTAAGTGATGCGGCTATGATGA encodes:
- a CDS encoding L-histidine N(alpha)-methyltransferase, which codes for MQTTVIPGNTVLCKRKPVTGTFYQEVIKGLSAPQKYLDSKYFYDAEGDRLFQQIMQCPEYYLTGCEMDILTSRSSEIAATLALQATTFDVVELGAGDATKSIHLLRQLLANGTDFTYFPIDISANVIRHLEQQLPARLPDLRMKGLNGEYFDMLQQANTYSRKKKVVLFMGGNIGNFNTAAAHDFCLELRDYLSPGDLLLTGFDLKKDPQVILSAYNDDAGITRAFNFNLLTRINRELGANFDISKFEHYPTYDPGTGACKSYLISQEKQQVKIGQDAEVSFEAYEPLYMEISQKYTLEETDQLALETGFQPVARFFDNRKWFVDSLWKRL